A single genomic interval of Passer domesticus isolate bPasDom1 chromosome 26, bPasDom1.hap1, whole genome shotgun sequence harbors:
- the MDC1 gene encoding mediator of DNA damage checkpoint protein 1 isoform X3, translating into MAAETTNPDVLWAKNGHRTLQVDSDTDVEEEEGPNPDAEPQKQLKMTQNVPETPDVGLKPPNPDVLWLKNGHGTLQVESDTDVEEEPDPEVEPPKGLKITPNVPETPDVAGKTPNPDVSGPKICCGVQVVDSDTDVEEDPDVQPPKRLKVIENMPGIPDVEVETPSPAVGTPKTGHWTMLLDSDTDVEGENPDVQPPKQLRMTQNVPEMPGVAATAPNPDVSHTKLHSWMLLVDSDTDVEDDVSPDMQPPKRLKLTQTMPRIPDVEVATPNPAVERPKIGHQTLVEDSDTDMEEDPDVQPPKRLRRAQNVPKAPDVRRGTRNPDVSGPTVRCQMLLVDSDTDVEEDPDVQPLKRLRATQNVPETPDVSAKPPNPDVAGPEIRCPVFLVDSDTDVEEGEVNPDVETLKKLAMTPNVPESPDVMAQTPDADVGVARNGCQALLADSDPDVSPAKRWEIPQNVPQTPDAPTQPPNPGVKGSQRGHGALLDHSDTDVEEEENPDVGSLKRPKPNPNIPETPDVRLKMPHPDVSGTKIGCGMLLVDSETDVEEDEADPDVRPLQRQKMTQNVTETPHVPTLTPNPAVGGSESRCGALVVESDPDVEEDETGPDVRPSKRQKMTQNVPKTPDVWRLQRTPNVAETPDVEEEEEGWDPDVATQLFLPPNPDVGVAETDPGVGSPERLKMSQKPSEIPDVEEEEESDPNLATQLFLPSPDVGSPESSKTAPKHPRITDVEEKEESDPDVATQLFLPSPDVESPKLLQMTQNRPKIPGVEGETPDQDEEEEQESDADVATQLFLPSPDVGSPEGPKTTPKGPKIPDVEGLPSLDPDVATQLFLPPHPDVDGPNPDVLGPKQTEMASNDPKIPVVRAETPDPDVEGEEDLDVATQLFLPPDPDVGGEGPSDPGVGSPKAPKSPLNPPEIPDVDMENPSPDVEGPPRGHRTLLGGADPDVEEAGPNPDVAASTRPQTAPKVPEIPDAEVDTPNPDVEGLGSPSRDPDVATQLFLPPAPDVEQPERAPDEPQVPDVEEVAPNPDVEGPPSPAQEEAEAPPIPQVRRSRRLAESGGGGASRDPTPAQNGLDQTSRPRPSAKPCPQRGQGQSVAVLEEATPSVSIKGNGRGSHAAPPPEEEEPAEGAKRRLRPRAAPGSAQIRVLFTGLVASPALQVALGTLGGTEATSVHDCSHLVTDGIRRTLKFLCALGRGVPIVTPQWLLESSHSGRPLSPGPFLPRDLPCERRFGFRLRPALARARERPLLQGYQVHVTPSVQPCPEDMRDIVTCCGGTFLPQLPREHAPRVLVISCPQDRWLWPPAVAARLPLLSAELLLSGVLRQRLELAPFLLSPWQPPESTPEPEAPRNQKHPTQNQKNPTGKTPNPTQTQKNPTGKTPDPTQNQKNPTPNPTQNSPEPTQNQKNPTQNPPNSAQKRKNPPRKAPDPTPKTPDPAQKSKNPPEKAPNPARSTANPPQKTPNPPQNQKNPTPKTPNPTQQSKNPPQNTPPQTHSRPHLGGSTPPPSPPRTRSGRRPPQNPPPKTPNSGTHQKTPNPPKKTPNPPQKTPKRPPGSLRGSQPRFWGPRAPTGAPQDPEPSGTPPKLPSGPPKFRDIQKTLKSSPQNPKPAPKNPKTAPGSLRGSQPQFWGPKSPPGPPPGAPPDPERAQTPPKCREPPKTPKPAPKSPKPHPKTAPGSPPKFWGPRAPPEPPPDPEPPGGRQ; encoded by the exons ATGGCAGCAGAAACCACAAATCCAGATGTGCTGTGGGCCAAAAACGGGCACCGGACACTGCAGGTGGACAGCGACACAgatgtggaggaggaggaggggccAAATCCAGATGCTGAGCCCCAGAAACAGCttaaaatgacccaaaatgtgCCCGAAACCCCAGATGTGGGGCTGAAACCCCCAAATCCAGATGTTCTATGGCTTAAAAATGGGCACGGCACACTGCAGGTGGAGAGCGACACAGATGTGGAGGAGGAGCCTGACCCAGAAGTGGAGCCCCCAAAAGGACTGAAAATTACCCCAAATGTGCCCGAAACTCCAGATGTTGCAGGAAAGACCCCAAATCCAGATGTTTCAGGCCCGAAAATCTGTTGTGGAGTGCAGGTGGTGGACAGTGACACGGATGTGGAAGAGGATCCAGATGTGCAGCCCCCGAAAAGGCTCAAAGTGATCGAAAACATGCCTGGAATTCCAGATGTGGAGGTGGAAACCCCAAGTCCAGCTGTGGGCACGCCCAAAACTGGACACTGGACGATGCTCTTGGACAGCGACACAGATGTGGAGGGGGAGAATCCAGATGTGCAACCCCCAAAACAACTCAGGATGACCCAAAATGTGCCCGAAATGCCAGGTGTGGCAGCAACGGCCCCAAATCCAGATGTTTCACACACCAAACTCCATTCCTGGATGCTGCTGGTGGACAGCGATACAGATGTGGAAGACGACGTGAGTCCAGATATGCAGCCCCCAAAAAGGCTCAAATTGACCCAAACCATGCCCAGAATTCCAGATGTGGAGGTGGCGACCCCAAATCCAGCTGTGGAAAGGCCCAAAATCGGGCATCAGACGCTGGTGGAGGACAGTGACACAGATATGGAGGAGGATCCAGATGTGCAGCCCCCAAAAAGGCTCAGAAGGGCCCAAAATGTGCCCAAAGCTCCAGATGTGCGACGGGGGACAAGAAATCCAGATGTTTCCGGCCCCACAGTCAGGTGTCAGATGCTGTTGGTGGACAGCGACACAGATGTGGAGGAGGATCCAGATGTGCAGCCCCTGAAGCGGCTCAGAGCGACCCAAAACGTCCCTGAAACTCCAGATGTGTCTGCAAAGCCCCCAAATCCAGATGTTGCAGGCCCTGAAATCAGGTGCCCGGTGTTCCTGGTGGACAGTGACACAGATGTGGAGGAGGGGGAGGTGAATCCAGATGTTGAGACCCTAAAAAAGCTTGCAATGACCCCAAATGTGCCTGAGAGTCCAGATGTGATGGCGCAGACCCCAGATGCAGATGTTGGAGTGGCCAGAAATGGGTGTCAGGCACTGCTGGCGGACAGTGATCCAGATGTTTCTCCTGCAAAAAGATGGGAAATTCCTCAAAACGTGCCCCAAACTCCAGATGCGCCCACACAGCCCCCAAATCCAGGTGTGAAGGGGTCACAGAGGGGTCACGGGGCGCTGCTGGACCACAGTGACACAgatgtggaggaggaggaaaatccAGATGTTGGATCCCTAAAAAGACctaaaccaaacccaaacattcctgAAACTCCAGATGTGAGACTGAAAATGCCACATCCAGATGTTTCAGGCACAAAAATTGGGTGTGGAATGCTACTGGTGGACAGTGAGACAGATGTAGAGGAGGATGAGGCTGATCCAGATGTTCGGCCTTtacaaagacagaaaatgacccaaaatgtgACCGAAACTCCACATGTGCCCACActgaccccaaatccagctGTTGGAGGCTCTGAATCCAGATGTGGAGCCTTGGTGGTGGAGAGCGACCCGGATGTGGAGGAGGATGAGACTGGGCCAGATGTTCGGCCCtcaaaaagacagaaaatgacccaaaatgtgCCCAAAACTCCAGATGTTTGGAGGCTCCAAAGGACCCCAAATGTGGCCGAAACGCCAGatgtggaggaagaggaggaagggtGGGATCCAGATGTGGCCACCCAGCTGTTCCTGCCCCCAAATCCAGATGTGGGGGTGGCCGAGACAGATCCAGGTGTTGGGAGCCCAGAACGACTCAAAATGAGCCAGAAACCATCAGAGATTCCAGAtgtggaagaggaagaggagtcAGATCCAAACCTGGCCACCCAGCTGTTCCTGCCCTCTCCAGATGTTGGGAGCCCAGAAAGCTCCAAAACAGCCCCGAAGCACCCCAGAATTACAGATgtggaggagaaagaagagTCAGATCCAGATGTGGCCACCCAGCTGTTCCTGCCCTCCCCAGATGTGGAGAGCCCAAAACTACTCCAAATGACCCAGAACCGTCCCAAAATTCCAGGTGTGGAAGGGGAAACCCCAGATCAAGATGAGGAGGAAGAACAGGAGTCAGATGCAGATGTGGCCACCCAGCTGTTCCTGCCTTCCCCAGATGTTGGGAGCCCAGAAGGCCCCAAAACTACCCCAAAgggccccaaaatcccagatgTAGAGGGGCTGCCCTCCCTGGATCCAGATGTGGCCACACAGCTGTTCCTGCCCCCACACCCAGATGTGGACGGCCCAAATCCAGATGTTCTGGGTCCAAAACAAACCGAAATGGCTTCaaatgaccccaaaattcccgttGTGAGGGCGGAGACCCCAGATCCAGATGTGGAGGGGGAGGAGGACTTGGATGTGGCCACCCAGCTGTTCCTGCCCCCTGATCCAGATGTGGGGGGGGAAGGCCCCTCAGATCCAGGTGTTGGGTCCCCAAAAGCACCCAAAAGTCCCCTAAACCCGCCCGAAATTCCAGATGTGGACATGGAGAACCCAAGTCCAGATGTGGAGGGGCCACCGAGGGGCCACAGGACGTTGCTGGGGGGCGCTGATCCAGATGTGGAGGAGGCGGGCCCAAATCCAGATGTGGCAGCCTCAACAAGACCCCAAACGGCCCCGAAAGTCCCCGAAATTCCAGATGCGGAGGTGGACACCCCAAATCCAGATGTGGAGGGGCTAGGGAGCCCCAGCCGGGATCCAGATGTGGCCACCCAGCTGTTCCTGCCCCCCGCCCCAGATGTGGAACAGCCCGAAAGGGCCCCAGACGAGCCCCAGGTTCCAGATGTGGAGGAGGTGGCCCCAAATCCAGATGTTGAGGGTcccccaagccctgcccaggaggaagcagaagcTCCGCCCATCCCACAG GTGCGGCGCAGTCGGCGATTGGCTGAGAGCGGAGGGGGCGGAGCCTCTCGTGACCCCACCCCTGCTCAGAATGGGCTCGATCAAACCTCCAGGCCACGCCCCTCTGCCAAGCCATGCCCCCAGAGGGGGCAGGGCCAATCAGTGGCAGTGCTTGAAGAGGCTACACCCTCTGTGTCCATAAAAGGAAATGGGCGGGGCTCACATGCAGCTCCGCCcccagaggaggaggagccaGCAGAGGGCGCCAAGCGCAGGCTCCgcccccgggcagcgccgggctcCGCCCAGATCCGG gtgctgtTCACGGGCCTGGTGGCCTCCCCGGCGCTgcaggtggccctggggacgCTGGGTGGCACCGAGGCCACCTCCGTGCACGACTGCAGCCACCTGGTGACCGATGGCATCCGCCGGACGCTGAAGTTCCTGTGCGCCCTGGGCAGGGGCGTCCCCATTGTCACCCCTCAGTGGCTGCTGGAG agTTCCCACAGTGGCCGCCCGCTGTCCCCAGGTCCCTTCCTGCCCCGGGACCTCCCCTGCGAGCGGCGCTTCGGCTTCCGCCTGCGCCCGGCGCTGGCCCGGGCCCGGGAGCggcccctgctgcag ggctACCAGGTGCACGTCACCCCCAGTGTCCAGCCGTGCCCCGAGGACATGCGGGACATTGTCACctgctgtggtggcaccttcctgccacagctgccccGGGAGCACGCG CCCCGTGTCCTGGTGATCTCGTGTCCCCAGGACCGCTGGCTCTGGCCCCCGGCCGTGGCCGCGCGGCTCCCGCTGCTCTCGGCCGAGCTGCTGCTCTCGGGGGTCCTGCGGCAGCGCCTGGAGCTGGCCCCGTTCCTGctgagcccctggcagccccccGAAAGCACCCCCGAGCCCGAGGCCCCCCGAAACCAAAAACATcccacccaaaaccaaaaaaatcccaccggaaaaaccccaaatcccacccaaacccaaaaaaatcctactgGAAAAACCCCAGATcccacccaaaaccaaaaaaatcccaccccaaatcccacccaaaataGCCCAGAGCccacccaaaaccagaaaaatcccACTCAAAACCCTCCAAATTCCGCCCAGAAACGGAAAAATCCCCCCCGAAAAGCCCCAgatcccaccccaaaaaccccagatCCTgcccaaaaaagcaaaaatcccCCAGAGAAAGCCCCAAATCCCGCCCGAAGTACtgcaaacccaccccaaaaaaccccaaatccgccccaaaaccaaaaaaatcccaccccaaaaaccccaaatcccacccagcaatcaaaaaatcccccccagaacaccccaccccaaacccattcCCGGCCCCATTTGGGGGGCTCCACccctccccccagccccccccggACCCGGAGTGGGCggagacccccccaaaatccccccccaaaaaccccaaattcaggGACCcaccagaaaaccccaaatccacccaaaaaaaccccaaatccacctcaaaaaaccccaaaacggCCCCCGGGGTCACTCAGAGGGTCCCAACCccgattttggggtcccagagcccccacaggagccccccaggacccGGAGCCGtcagggacccccccaaaactcccctcGGGACCCCCCAAATTCAGGGACAtccaaaaaaccctcaaatcctccccccaaaaccccaaacccgccccaaaaaaccccaaaacggCCCCGGGCTCACTCAGAGGGTCCcaaccccaattttggggtcccaaatccccccctgGACCCCCCCCGGGAGCCCCCCCGGACCCGGAGCGGGCGCAGACCCCCCCCAAATGCAgggaacccccaaaaacccccaaaccggccccaaaaagccccaaaccccaccccaaaacagccccggGGTCCCCCCcaaaattttggggtccccgagccccccccgagccccccccgGACCCGGAGCCGCCGGGGGGGCGCCAATAA